Proteins from a genomic interval of Lactococcus protaetiae:
- a CDS encoding pyridoxal phosphate-dependent aminotransferase: protein MDLTNRFNPNLDKIAVSMIRQFDQQVSSIPGIVKLTLGEPDFYTPEHVKQAGIAAITANQSHYTGMAGLPELRQAASDFMDQKYGLTFSPNNEILVTVGVTEAISATLLSILVAGDEVLIPAPAYPGYEPLITLAGGTLVEIDTTTNDFVLTPEMLESALVEHAGKVKAVILNYPANPTGVTYTQEQIQQLAEVVKHHEVFVIADEVYSELNYTGQSHVSIAQYAPSQTIVLNGLSKSHAMTGWRIGLIFAPSLLTAQIIKTHQYLVTSASTQSQFAAIEALKNGANDAEPMKKEYLKRRDFIIEKMSKLGFKIIKPDGAFYIFAKIPDDLNQNSFEFCVDFAQNKSVAIIPGISFGQYGEGFVRLSYAASMDVIELAMSRLTEYVTDKRS, encoded by the coding sequence ATAGATTTAACCCCAATTTAGATAAAATTGCAGTTTCGATGATTCGTCAGTTTGACCAACAAGTTTCTAGTATTCCAGGAATTGTAAAATTAACTTTGGGTGAGCCTGATTTTTATACACCTGAACATGTGAAACAGGCTGGTATTGCGGCGATTACAGCGAATCAGAGCCATTATACTGGAATGGCTGGTTTGCCTGAATTAAGACAAGCCGCTAGTGATTTTATGGATCAAAAGTATGGGTTGACTTTTAGTCCAAACAATGAAATTTTAGTTACAGTTGGGGTTACAGAAGCAATTTCTGCAACTTTACTTTCAATTTTGGTGGCTGGTGATGAGGTATTAATACCTGCGCCGGCGTATCCTGGTTATGAGCCTTTAATTACACTGGCTGGTGGAACTTTGGTTGAAATTGATACCACGACAAATGATTTCGTTTTGACGCCTGAAATGCTTGAATCTGCGCTTGTAGAACATGCTGGAAAAGTAAAAGCAGTTATTTTGAATTATCCTGCAAATCCGACAGGGGTGACCTATACTCAGGAACAAATTCAACAACTTGCAGAGGTGGTCAAACATCATGAAGTCTTTGTCATTGCTGACGAAGTTTATAGTGAACTAAATTATACCGGACAATCTCATGTTTCAATTGCACAATATGCTCCTTCACAAACGATTGTATTGAATGGTTTATCTAAATCTCACGCGATGACAGGATGGCGGATTGGACTGATTTTTGCTCCGTCATTGCTGACAGCGCAAATCATCAAGACTCATCAGTATTTGGTTACATCAGCGAGTACACAATCTCAGTTTGCTGCGATTGAGGCGCTTAAAAATGGGGCAAATGATGCAGAGCCGATGAAAAAAGAATATTTGAAACGTCGTGATTTTATCATTGAGAAGATGAGTAAACTTGGTTTTAAAATCATCAAACCTGATGGTGCGTTTTATATTTTCGCTAAAATTCCTGATGATTTGAATCAAAATTCATTTGAATTTTGTGTTGATTTTGCGCAAAATAAGTCTGTTGCTATTATCCCTGGGATTAGTTTTGGTCAGTATGGTGAAGGGTTTGTAAGGCTTTCTTATGCGGCATCAATGGATGTAATCGAACTTGCGATGTCACGTTTGACAGAGTATGTCACTGATAAACGCAGCTAA
- a CDS encoding HIT family protein, translated as MEWYENRILSAKNGTNPMVMVEMKAGFAVFGDVQFLPGYCVLLPKHEIFQLNELPLVERTQFLSDMALLGDAIIAACKPLRVNYDVLGNSDQFLHAHIFPRYDWEEPSRRAKPVWLYDEANWYNEDTAYQPEIHDELRNRIKEELVKLMTEK; from the coding sequence ATGGAATGGTATGAAAATCGGATTTTATCTGCGAAAAATGGTACAAATCCAATGGTAATGGTAGAAATGAAAGCAGGATTTGCTGTATTTGGCGATGTGCAATTTTTGCCAGGTTACTGTGTATTGTTGCCCAAACATGAGATTTTTCAACTGAATGAACTTCCTTTAGTTGAGCGCACACAGTTTCTCTCCGATATGGCTTTACTTGGCGATGCAATTATTGCAGCTTGTAAGCCATTGCGCGTGAATTATGATGTTTTGGGAAATTCTGACCAATTTCTCCATGCGCATATTTTTCCGCGCTACGATTGGGAAGAGCCGAGTCGCCGAGCAAAACCAGTGTGGCTCTATGATGAAGCAAATTGGTATAATGAAGATACAGCTTACCAGCCAGAGATTCATGATGAGCTTCGTAATCGTATAAAAGAAGAGTTAGTAAAATTAATGACAGAAAAATGA
- the recO gene encoding DNA repair protein RecO, with the protein MRDVETRGLILYSQNYKEKDKLVKIFTESFGKRMFFIKNFGKSKYASGLQNFTSSVLVATINDEGFSFIDDVSETVTYKHIIEDIFVNAHASYIISLADSAIADNHYDPALFSFLIRALELLDEGFDMEIITNIFELQVLNRFGVSLNFAECAFCHTTAGPFDFSYKFSGCLCPKHFDEDLRRSHLDPNVIYLCNLFQEISLDELKKISIKPEMKQKIRQFIDGLYDEYVGIHLKAKKFLDGMGNWADIMK; encoded by the coding sequence ATGCGGGATGTTGAAACACGTGGACTGATTCTTTATAGTCAAAATTACAAAGAAAAAGATAAGCTTGTAAAAATTTTTACTGAGTCGTTTGGTAAACGAATGTTTTTTATAAAAAACTTTGGTAAATCAAAATATGCAAGTGGATTGCAAAATTTCACTTCATCAGTCCTTGTGGCAACAATCAATGATGAAGGCTTTAGTTTTATTGATGATGTTAGCGAAACGGTGACTTACAAACATATCATTGAGGACATTTTTGTCAATGCTCATGCCTCTTATATCATCAGTCTTGCAGATAGTGCGATTGCTGACAACCACTATGATCCGGCTTTATTTTCTTTTTTGATTCGTGCTTTGGAATTGCTTGATGAAGGTTTTGATATGGAAATTATTACCAATATTTTTGAATTACAGGTGCTTAATCGTTTTGGTGTTTCGCTCAATTTTGCGGAGTGTGCTTTTTGTCACACGACAGCTGGACCTTTTGATTTTTCCTACAAATTTAGTGGTTGCTTGTGTCCGAAACATTTTGATGAAGACTTGAGACGGAGTCATCTTGACCCAAATGTGATCTATCTCTGCAATCTTTTTCAGGAGATTTCTCTCGATGAACTCAAAAAAATCTCTATCAAACCAGAAATGAAACAAAAAATCCGTCAGTTCATTGATGGTCTTTATGATGAGTATGTTGGTATTCACCTCAAAGCAAAGAAATTTTTAGATGGTATGGGAAATTGGGCAGATATTATGAAATGA
- a CDS encoding helix-turn-helix domain-containing protein, translated as MASENWGKTFRELRELRNFSLSKVAGQVISKQQLSRFELGQSDITLQNLVAILENLGLSFEEYLSHVRNFGMLKEDELFERINFLEETGDWEALVKFYQNLKKRYKDTQKEQDLWYALGAKAVLAYHQSDYQLTEDEVSQLADYLFSILEWGNKEVMLFIYTFYFLSENLVYEFALELYHRTKFYQRNSDNKAKVIMAIRNSTQYFIAKEDKKRAFELLKIYRKLIENPVIDVYTRKEYKSVEGMYYLKLDDEVRGAEILEKLAVMYENLDYPKPAAYLRSIISENRHK; from the coding sequence ATGGCGAGTGAAAATTGGGGAAAAACTTTTCGTGAGCTTCGCGAATTAAGGAACTTTTCTTTATCAAAAGTTGCAGGTCAAGTCATTTCAAAACAACAGCTTTCAAGATTCGAGCTTGGACAATCAGATATCACGCTACAAAATCTTGTGGCGATACTCGAAAATCTTGGTCTTTCTTTTGAAGAATATCTTTCCCATGTGAGAAATTTTGGGATGTTAAAAGAAGATGAATTGTTTGAGCGGATTAATTTTTTAGAAGAAACTGGTGATTGGGAGGCACTCGTAAAATTTTATCAAAATCTCAAAAAACGCTATAAAGATACACAAAAAGAGCAGGATTTGTGGTATGCTCTAGGTGCAAAAGCGGTGCTTGCTTATCACCAGTCGGACTATCAGTTGACTGAAGATGAAGTGTCACAGCTTGCAGACTATCTATTTTCGATTCTTGAATGGGGGAACAAAGAAGTGATGTTGTTCATCTATACTTTCTATTTTTTGTCGGAAAACCTCGTTTACGAATTTGCGTTAGAGCTTTACCACAGGACAAAGTTTTACCAAAGAAATTCGGATAATAAAGCTAAAGTTATCATGGCAATACGCAATAGTACGCAGTACTTTATCGCCAAAGAAGATAAAAAACGAGCGTTCGAGCTACTCAAGATTTATCGGAAGTTAATTGAAAATCCTGTGATTGATGTTTATACACGTAAAGAGTATAAAAGTGTTGAAGGGATGTATTATCTCAAATTAGATGATGAAGTTCGTGGAGCAGAGATTTTAGAGAAACTAGCCGTGATGTATGAAAATTTAGATTATCCAAAGCCTGCAGCTTACCTTCGCAGCATCATTTCAGAAAATCGTCACAAATAA
- a CDS encoding ATP-binding cassette domain-containing protein has protein sequence MIIYMKKFKKENLLAFLAITMDAFLTVLSSVLLAKLLNSLVAMNLRKVMFWLGVLVFVWLLDSLTCIARDFLKERVLQLELNAIRAAILQPLTQMSYVEFNKNSTEDYNSWLNNDMTLLYDNGFQQIYFAYEAIVMMIFSGIAVILFHWILLVTMILAAFILFYLPKIFEALISKSTMQVSERANQALATSTDYLKGFSILYQNNRLDYFKQKIMTAFEQLKNVKIKLTLVQAYMIYSLGFVGLIFQGVILLVAAILIIHHQITVGVIFSVGNLAGIITNYSKSAANNIITLKATARLMDKYPKINSVSTDRKLKFTDRLSVQHLSVKFAQQEISYPDFTIKKGKKYALIGESGSGKSTLIQLLLGNIQDYQGEISLDGESFRQINPKLLPSIISNISQFPYLFHESVEENLTLGRKISPTQFLSVLTSTCATELVSDKRNISFDNNLSGGQQARISIARELLANKPILLMDESTANLDKTTALIVERNILQNPNLTVIMITHHLYDETCQYFDEIITL, from the coding sequence ATGATTATTTACATGAAAAAATTTAAAAAGGAGAACTTATTAGCATTTTTGGCCATCACTATGGATGCGTTTTTAACGGTTTTAAGTTCGGTTTTATTGGCAAAATTACTTAATTCGCTAGTTGCGATGAATTTGCGGAAAGTCATGTTTTGGTTGGGAGTTCTTGTATTTGTCTGGTTGCTTGATAGTTTGACTTGTATTGCACGCGATTTTCTTAAGGAGCGTGTATTGCAATTGGAGTTAAATGCCATCCGAGCAGCGATTTTGCAGCCTCTTACTCAGATGAGTTACGTTGAGTTTAATAAAAATAGTACAGAAGATTATAATTCTTGGTTAAACAATGATATGACACTCCTCTATGATAATGGTTTTCAACAAATCTATTTTGCTTATGAAGCTATTGTGATGATGATTTTCTCAGGCATTGCAGTCATCTTGTTCCACTGGATATTACTTGTAACGATGATTTTGGCAGCTTTTATATTGTTCTATTTGCCAAAAATTTTTGAAGCGTTAATCTCAAAAAGCACTATGCAAGTTTCAGAAAGAGCAAATCAAGCGTTGGCAACGTCAACTGATTATTTAAAAGGTTTTAGTATACTGTATCAGAATAACCGTTTGGACTACTTTAAACAAAAAATTATGACAGCGTTTGAGCAACTGAAAAATGTAAAAATAAAATTAACTTTGGTGCAAGCTTACATGATTTATTCACTAGGTTTTGTGGGTCTGATATTTCAAGGAGTGATATTGTTGGTAGCGGCAATTTTGATTATTCATCATCAAATTACCGTTGGTGTCATCTTTTCTGTGGGTAATCTTGCAGGAATTATCACAAATTATTCAAAAAGTGCAGCGAATAATATCATCACATTGAAAGCTACAGCAAGACTAATGGATAAATATCCAAAAATAAATTCTGTCAGTACTGACAGAAAGCTCAAATTTACTGACAGATTATCTGTCCAACATTTGTCAGTAAAATTTGCTCAGCAAGAAATTTCTTATCCAGATTTTACTATTAAAAAAGGTAAAAAATATGCCCTAATAGGCGAGAGCGGCTCAGGAAAATCAACACTTATTCAGCTCTTACTGGGAAATATACAGGACTATCAAGGAGAAATCTCACTAGATGGAGAAAGTTTCCGTCAAATCAATCCTAAGTTATTGCCAAGTATCATCAGCAACATTTCACAATTTCCCTATTTATTCCATGAATCTGTAGAGGAAAACTTGACATTGGGACGTAAAATTTCGCCCACTCAATTTCTGTCAGTACTGACAAGCACTTGTGCTACAGAGCTTGTCAGTGATAAGAGGAATATCAGCTTTGATAATAATTTATCCGGAGGACAGCAAGCAAGGATTTCAATTGCTCGTGAGTTGTTAGCGAATAAACCAATTCTTCTTATGGATGAAAGTACAGCAAATCTTGACAAAACTACAGCGCTTATCGTTGAACGGAATATTTTGCAAAATCCAAATTTAACGGTTATCATGATTACACATCATCTTTACGATGAAACTTGTCAATACTTTGATGAAATTATAACATTATAA
- the lpdA gene encoding dihydrolipoyl dehydrogenase, whose product MVVGAQATEVDLVVIGSGPGGYVAAIRAAELGKKVTIIEKDNVGGVCLNIGCIPSKALINVGHHYQESLEEQKGENPFGLSVKNVELDWSAAQKWKDEKVVNQLTGGVKMLLKKHKIDVIKGTAEFVDNNTINVEQEDGFQLLQFNDVIIATGSRPIEIPPFPFGGRIIDSTGALSLPEVPKHLIIVGGGVIGSELGGAYRMLGSKITIVEGLDHILNGFDKEMSDIIANRVKSAGSEIFTSAMAKSAVQTDKDVTLTFEVDGKEQTVTGDYLLVSVGRRPNTDLIGLNNTDVKLTDRGLIEVDDSYATNVPHIYAIGDVVPGPMLAHKASFQAKVAAAAIAGAEDDVDLHVALPAVAYTTTELATVGETPDSVKERKDVKISKFPFAANGRAISMNDTTGFLRLITETKEGAIIGAQIVGPGASDLISGLSLAIENGLTSKDISLTIQPHPTLGEAIMDTAELADGLPIHV is encoded by the coding sequence ATGGTTGTTGGTGCACAAGCAACAGAAGTTGATTTGGTTGTTATTGGTTCAGGCCCTGGTGGTTATGTTGCTGCCATTCGTGCTGCTGAATTAGGCAAAAAAGTTACAATTATTGAGAAAGATAATGTTGGTGGGGTTTGTTTGAACATTGGATGTATTCCATCAAAAGCCTTGATTAATGTGGGTCACCACTATCAAGAGTCTTTGGAAGAACAAAAAGGTGAAAATCCTTTTGGACTTTCAGTTAAAAATGTTGAACTTGACTGGTCTGCTGCGCAAAAGTGGAAAGACGAAAAAGTTGTTAATCAATTAACTGGTGGCGTTAAAATGTTGTTGAAAAAACACAAAATTGACGTTATCAAAGGAACTGCTGAATTTGTAGACAATAATACAATTAATGTTGAACAAGAAGATGGTTTCCAACTCTTACAGTTTAACGATGTGATTATCGCTACAGGTTCACGTCCTATTGAAATTCCTCCTTTCCCATTTGGTGGTCGTATTATTGACTCTACTGGTGCGCTCTCACTTCCTGAAGTACCTAAACATCTGATTATTGTTGGTGGTGGTGTTATCGGATCTGAGCTTGGTGGTGCTTATCGGATGCTCGGCTCTAAAATCACGATTGTTGAAGGACTTGACCATATCTTAAACGGTTTTGATAAAGAGATGTCTGACATCATCGCAAATCGCGTGAAGTCTGCTGGTTCTGAAATCTTTACATCAGCAATGGCAAAATCTGCTGTTCAAACAGACAAAGATGTAACTTTGACTTTTGAAGTTGATGGTAAAGAACAAACGGTTACTGGTGACTACTTGCTGGTTTCTGTTGGTCGTCGTCCAAACACAGACTTGATTGGATTGAATAACACTGATGTAAAATTGACTGACCGCGGTTTGATTGAAGTTGACGACTCTTACGCTACAAATGTTCCTCATATCTATGCTATTGGCGATGTGGTTCCTGGACCTATGCTTGCCCACAAAGCCTCATTCCAAGCTAAAGTTGCTGCTGCTGCAATTGCAGGAGCCGAAGATGATGTGGATTTGCACGTTGCTTTGCCAGCCGTAGCTTATACTACAACTGAGCTTGCCACAGTTGGTGAAACACCTGATTCTGTTAAAGAGCGTAAAGATGTCAAGATTTCAAAATTCCCATTTGCTGCAAATGGTCGTGCGATTTCTATGAATGATACCACAGGTTTCTTACGTTTGATTACTGAAACTAAAGAAGGAGCCATTATTGGTGCTCAAATTGTTGGTCCTGGTGCATCTGACTTGATTTCTGGTCTTTCTCTTGCTATTGAGAATGGACTGACTTCTAAAGACATTTCACTCACTATCCAACCTCACCCAACTCTTGGTGAAGCAATCATGGATACTGCTGAATTGGCTGATGGATTGCCAATTCACGTTTAA
- a CDS encoding 2-oxo acid dehydrogenase subunit E2 — translation MTEIFKMPDIGEGMHEGDIANWLVKVGDVVKEDDPIAEVQNDKLMQEILSPYSGTVTKLFVEAGTTVEVDAPLVEFDGDGTGGATETTPAPAVAEAPAGDVQIFTMPDIGEGMHEGDIANWLVKVGDVIKEDDPVAEVQNDKLMQEILSPYSGTVTKLFVEAGTTVEVGAPLIEYNGNGSSATPATPTSSPAPVAVEAASAVAASAGNAPLTKTTSAGRVLAMPSVRHYARKAGIDLTLVPATGRHGHTTLADVKAFESGKVAPLAAPSTTPSTPEAAAAPSTPKADAPKAPAVKAGATDERVAMNPTRKVVSKVMTAQHTHIPPVTNFDQVEVSKLVKHRAGFKDIAAKQDIKLTYLAYVAKALATTAHKFPDINASVDYEKQEIVYHEHVNVGIAVNAPTGLYVPVIHEAENKSILEIAKEIAELAAATRDGSLKPAQMQGSTITISNIGSARGSWFTPIINGSDVVILGLGSIVKEPIVNAEGEIVVGQNMKLSMTYDHRLIDGMLGQTSLNYLKSLLADPEFMLMEI, via the coding sequence ATGACTGAGATTTTTAAAATGCCTGATATTGGTGAAGGAATGCACGAAGGCGACATCGCTAACTGGCTGGTTAAAGTCGGAGATGTGGTCAAAGAAGATGATCCAATCGCTGAAGTACAAAACGATAAACTCATGCAAGAAATCTTGTCTCCTTACTCTGGCACTGTCACTAAACTTTTTGTTGAAGCAGGGACAACTGTTGAAGTTGATGCCCCTTTGGTTGAATTTGACGGTGATGGAACTGGTGGAGCAACAGAAACTACTCCTGCGCCAGCTGTAGCTGAAGCTCCTGCTGGTGATGTTCAAATCTTCACTATGCCTGACATAGGTGAAGGAATGCACGAAGGTGATATCGCTAATTGGTTGGTTAAAGTTGGAGATGTAATCAAAGAAGATGATCCAGTTGCTGAAGTACAAAATGATAAACTCATGCAAGAAATTTTATCACCTTACTCTGGCACTGTCACTAAACTTTTTGTTGAAGCAGGGACGACTGTTGAAGTTGGTGCTCCTTTAATCGAGTACAACGGAAATGGCTCTTCTGCCACTCCAGCTACACCAACATCAAGCCCTGCTCCTGTTGCTGTTGAAGCTGCTTCTGCAGTTGCTGCTTCCGCTGGCAATGCACCTTTAACTAAAACAACTTCTGCTGGTCGTGTCCTCGCTATGCCATCTGTACGTCATTATGCGCGTAAAGCTGGTATTGATTTAACACTTGTACCTGCTACTGGTCGTCACGGTCATACAACACTTGCTGATGTCAAAGCTTTTGAATCTGGTAAAGTTGCTCCTCTTGCAGCGCCTAGCACAACACCTAGCACTCCAGAAGCTGCTGCTGCGCCTAGCACACCTAAAGCAGATGCACCTAAAGCTCCTGCTGTTAAAGCGGGGGCGACAGACGAACGTGTTGCGATGAATCCAACACGTAAAGTTGTCTCTAAAGTCATGACTGCGCAACATACTCATATTCCACCTGTTACAAACTTTGACCAAGTTGAAGTTTCAAAACTCGTGAAACATCGTGCTGGATTTAAAGATATTGCCGCAAAACAAGATATCAAACTCACTTATCTTGCTTATGTTGCAAAAGCGCTTGCTACGACAGCCCATAAATTCCCAGACATCAATGCTTCTGTGGACTACGAAAAACAAGAAATTGTTTACCATGAACATGTCAATGTAGGTATTGCGGTCAACGCACCTACGGGCTTGTACGTACCAGTCATCCATGAAGCTGAAAACAAATCAATTCTTGAAATCGCCAAAGAAATCGCAGAATTGGCAGCAGCAACTCGTGATGGTTCATTGAAACCTGCACAAATGCAAGGTTCTACGATTACGATTTCTAACATCGGTTCTGCTCGCGGAAGTTGGTTTACACCAATTATCAACGGTTCTGATGTGGTCATCTTAGGACTTGGTTCAATTGTTAAAGAACCTATCGTGAACGCTGAAGGTGAAATTGTAGTTGGTCAAAACATGAAGTTGTCAATGACTTATGACCACCGTTTGATTGATGGTATGTTGGGTCAAACTTCATTGAACTACTTGAAGTCACTTTTGGCTGATCCTGAGTTCATGCTGATGGAAATCTAA
- a CDS encoding alpha-ketoacid dehydrogenase subunit beta, giving the protein MAVKTYIAAITEALDLALEKDKDTLVFGEDVGENGGVFRATDGLQKKYGEDRVFNTPLAESGIGGMAIGLATQGFHPIMEIQFGTFIFEVFDSIAGQMSRTRYRFNNTRSNNIVVRTPYGIGTKTPEMHADSIEGLFSQIPGLRVVMPSNPADAKGLLLASIENNDPVIFLENLHLYRSLKGEVPEGYYTTPLDQAAVAKEGSDVSIIAYGGTVPLALKAAEQLEKEGIKAEVLDLRTVAPLDIASIGKTVEKTGRVVVVQEAQRTAGIAANVMAEISERFVLSLKAPIGRVTGPDSIFPFAQAENDWAVKAEDIVNKVKEVVDYD; this is encoded by the coding sequence ATGGCAGTGAAAACTTATATTGCAGCAATTACAGAAGCGCTTGACCTTGCGCTTGAAAAAGACAAAGACACTCTAGTTTTTGGTGAAGATGTCGGAGAAAATGGTGGGGTATTCCGTGCAACAGATGGACTCCAAAAGAAATATGGTGAAGACCGTGTCTTCAATACTCCGCTTGCTGAATCAGGAATTGGTGGTATGGCGATTGGTCTTGCAACTCAAGGATTCCATCCCATCATGGAAATTCAATTCGGAACATTTATCTTTGAAGTATTTGACTCTATCGCAGGTCAAATGAGTCGTACACGTTATCGTTTCAACAACACACGTTCAAACAATATCGTTGTTCGTACACCTTATGGTATCGGAACTAAGACACCTGAAATGCACGCTGACTCAATTGAAGGTTTGTTTTCACAAATTCCTGGGCTTCGTGTTGTAATGCCATCAAATCCCGCTGATGCTAAAGGTTTACTTTTAGCGTCTATCGAAAACAATGACCCTGTCATTTTTCTTGAAAATCTCCACCTCTATCGCTCACTCAAAGGTGAAGTGCCTGAGGGCTATTATACAACACCACTTGACCAAGCTGCTGTAGCTAAAGAAGGTTCTGATGTTTCTATCATCGCCTATGGTGGTACTGTACCACTTGCACTCAAAGCTGCTGAACAGCTTGAAAAAGAAGGAATCAAGGCAGAAGTCCTTGACCTGCGCACTGTTGCTCCTCTTGACATCGCTTCTATCGGTAAAACTGTTGAAAAGACCGGTCGTGTCGTAGTCGTTCAGGAAGCCCAACGTACTGCTGGTATTGCGGCAAATGTTATGGCTGAAATTTCAGAACGTTTTGTTTTGAGCCTCAAAGCACCTATTGGTCGTGTCACTGGCCCAGACTCAATCTTCCCATTTGCTCAAGCTGAAAATGATTGGGCGGTTAAAGCAGAAGATATTGTGAATAAAGTTAAAGAGGTGGTTGATTATGACTGA
- a CDS encoding thiamine pyrophosphate-dependent dehydrogenase E1 component subunit alpha: MSNSKQILDFKTQLELQDTAFPMLQILNEEGKIVDEDGLKRAELSDEKLVELFKSMLFARQVDIRSMKLAKQGRMGFFGPHAGQEASQMASAFAFTDEDWLFPGYRDLPQIYSKGWPIWKGLLWSRGHQLGNEYTTDDGKPVNSWFPQIIIGAQYVQAAGVALGLKKRKKDAVAFVYTGDGGSSQGDTYEGINFAGAYKAPLVAFIQNNGFAISTPRSLQTAAPHLAAKGWAAGAPSIVVDGMDAIAMYLASKDARAWAVAGNGPVVIETITNRLEPHSTAGDDPLRYRTKEDIDAWWKKEPLVRMRKFLTDKGLWDTAKEEAYIAELDARIDADIKKANNVEKQKISSFIKNTLEVPSQAMLEQIEKFESEGK, translated from the coding sequence ATGTCAAACAGTAAACAAATCTTAGATTTCAAAACGCAACTCGAATTGCAAGATACTGCATTCCCAATGTTGCAAATCCTCAACGAAGAAGGAAAAATCGTTGATGAAGATGGACTTAAACGTGCAGAATTATCCGATGAAAAACTTGTCGAACTCTTCAAGAGTATGCTTTTTGCGCGTCAAGTAGACATCCGTTCAATGAAACTCGCAAAACAAGGACGTATGGGATTTTTTGGTCCCCATGCAGGTCAAGAAGCTTCACAAATGGCCTCAGCCTTTGCCTTCACAGATGAAGACTGGCTTTTCCCAGGATATCGCGACCTCCCACAAATCTACTCAAAAGGTTGGCCAATCTGGAAAGGGCTCCTTTGGTCACGTGGACACCAACTCGGTAATGAATACACTACTGATGATGGAAAACCAGTCAATTCATGGTTCCCACAAATCATCATTGGCGCTCAATACGTTCAAGCCGCTGGTGTTGCTCTTGGACTCAAAAAACGTAAAAAAGATGCCGTAGCTTTTGTTTATACAGGTGATGGTGGTTCTTCACAAGGCGATACTTATGAAGGAATCAACTTTGCTGGAGCTTACAAAGCCCCACTTGTTGCCTTCATTCAAAATAATGGTTTTGCGATTTCAACTCCTCGTAGTCTTCAAACTGCTGCACCACATTTGGCTGCAAAAGGATGGGCTGCTGGTGCGCCATCTATTGTTGTTGATGGTATGGATGCTATCGCAATGTACCTCGCTTCAAAAGACGCACGCGCTTGGGCCGTCGCTGGTAATGGTCCCGTAGTTATTGAAACAATCACAAATCGTCTTGAACCACACTCAACTGCTGGTGATGATCCGCTTCGCTATCGTACAAAAGAAGATATTGATGCTTGGTGGAAGAAAGAACCTCTTGTTCGTATGCGTAAATTCTTGACGGACAAAGGACTTTGGGATACTGCAAAAGAGGAAGCTTATATTGCTGAACTTGACGCTCGCATTGATGCTGATATCAAAAAAGCAAATAATGTTGAAAAACAAAAAATCTCTAGCTTCATCAAAAACACACTTGAAGTACCTAGCCAAGCAATGCTTGAGCAAATTGAAAAATTTGAAAGCGAGGGCAAATAA